The Cetobacterium sp. ZOR0034 genome segment GCTGTTCTTTTATCTGGATCACTTTCTTTTTGAGCATCTCTTACATATTTATCATATTCCAGATTAGAATATCCCGCATCGTTATTTCCTCCGCCTGTTAACCATAAATCTAAGAAGTTCATAGGATCATTATAATCAGCTATCCACCCATGTCTTGCTATATCATAATTTTTATTACTTCTTGTTGTTTGGAACACTGCCCACTCCTCATTTTTTAACTCAACCTCTACACCTAAATTCTTTTTCCACATATCTTGAACAGCTTGAGCTACCATAGCATGAGCATCTCCTGTATTAAATGTAAATGTTATCTTCGGCATCGATTCTGGTGATGTATATCCCGCTTCAACTAGTAATTTTTGAGCTAACTCTATATCTCCTTCTGCTGGTAAATATTTACTATTCTCCGTAAAGTCTTTTCCATCAGTAGCTACAATTCCCTCTGGCACAAAACTTCTAGCTGGAAGTTGTCCACCTTTCATAACTTGTTCTACAATAAGTTTTTTATTAATCGAAAGTGCTAGTGCTTTTCTAACTTTTGAGTCTCCTAAGAATTTAGTCACTTCTGGAGACGTTCCTGATCCCGATACATTCACTACATAAAAATATGTTCCTAAATAAGGATATACTTTCCCCTCTCCACTAGACAAAAGTGATGGTATCTCACTTGTTGGTGGTGAATCTATTATATCAATCTCTCCTGATTTGAACGCATTTAAATATGTTTTATCATCCACTATCATATCAAATCTTAACTCGTCTAATTTTACTTCTGATCTACCCCAATAGTTATCATTTGGAACTAAAACTATATTCTCTTTAGGATTCCAAGTTTTAATCTTAAATGGCCCATTTCCTATATATGTTTTAGCATCTATTGCCCAACTTGAATTATCTTTAACAATATCCTCTCTCAAAGGGAAATATGCAGGAAACGCTGTTAAAGATAGAAAATATGGTGTCGCATTTTCTAAAGTTACTTGTAATGTTCTATCGTCTATAGCTTTCACACCTAGTTCAGCTTCTCCAACTTCACCATTGTAAAATCTCTCTCCATTTTTTATATAAAATAGTTGATATGCATATTCCATAGCTGTATCTGCTGTCAGTCCTCTTTTCCAAGAATACACAAAATCATTTGCTGTAACTAATTTTCCATCTGACCACTTTGCTCCTTCTCTTATTTTAAATGTATAAACTAATCCGTCTGCTGATATATCTACAGATTCTGCCGCTGCTGGAACTGATTTCCCATCCTCTCCCTCTGCAAATAATCCTTCAAACACATTTGAAGAAACTATCGATCCATCAACCGCTGTATTCAGTTGTGGATCTATTGTTTTTGGATCACTTCCTAAATTATATGATATTGCATTTTTTTTAGATGTCGTAGAATTTTCTGCTACTTTCTCTTCACTTTTCCCTCCACATGCTGCTAAAAATAAAACCATTGATGCTAATGCTAAATTTTTTCCATTTAATCTCCCTAACATAAACTCCTCCTTTTAAAATTAGTATATGATAAATTAAACTTTGTTATATAAATGACATGCAACTTTATGATTTTTCTCTACCTCTTTCAATTCAGGTTCTATTGTTTGACACTTTTCAAATGCCTTTGGACAACGACTTTTAAATCTACATCCTCCACTTGGATTGATAGGAGTCGGTATATCCCCCTCTAATATTATTCTCTCTTTTTTTAACGATATATCTGGATCCGGTATTGGAATTGCTGAAAGTAATGCTTGAGTGTATGGATGCATAGGTTTATCATATACCCTATCACTATCTGATATTTCAACTAATTTTCCTAAATACATTATTCCAACTCTATCCGAAATATGTTTTACCATTGATAAATCATGAGCTATAAACAAATAAGTCAATCCCAATTTTTCTTGTAGTTCCTCTAAAGTATTTATAATCTGTGCTTG includes the following:
- a CDS encoding peptide ABC transporter substrate-binding protein codes for the protein MLGRLNGKNLALASMVLFLAACGGKSEEKVAENSTTSKKNAISYNLGSDPKTIDPQLNTAVDGSIVSSNVFEGLFAEGEDGKSVPAAAESVDISADGLVYTFKIREGAKWSDGKLVTANDFVYSWKRGLTADTAMEYAYQLFYIKNGERFYNGEVGEAELGVKAIDDRTLQVTLENATPYFLSLTAFPAYFPLREDIVKDNSSWAIDAKTYIGNGPFKIKTWNPKENIVLVPNDNYWGRSEVKLDELRFDMIVDDKTYLNAFKSGEIDIIDSPPTSEIPSLLSSGEGKVYPYLGTYFYVVNVSGSGTSPEVTKFLGDSKVRKALALSINKKLIVEQVMKGGQLPARSFVPEGIVATDGKDFTENSKYLPAEGDIELAQKLLVEAGYTSPESMPKITFTFNTGDAHAMVAQAVQDMWKKNLGVEVELKNEEWAVFQTTRSNKNYDIARHGWIADYNDPMNFLDLWLTGGGNNDAGYSNLEYDKYVRDAQKESDPDKRTALLHKAEDILMEDMPVIPLYYYTSVVVANPKAKGWIKSPLGGYFFKKAYVEN